The Sulfurovum riftiae genome contains the following window.
AACAGCAAGGATTGTTCTAAGGTATAATACAGAAGAGAGGTCATCACCCTGGCACCTTGAAGGTGGCAGGCATAGTATCCTCTTCCAGAGGTTACGAAAACCTGCCCCTTTGGGGTAGGTTATTTATTCAAGTTCATCTATCCACGCCTGCATATCGGCATCGCTTGGCATCTTCCAGTCCGCTCTGGGACTGAGGGAGATGGTACCGACCTTGGGACCGTCCGGCATGCAGGAGCGCTTGAACTGTTGAGTGAAGAAACGTTTCAGAAAGACCTTCAGCCACTTGGTGACCGTTTCTTCATCGTATTTAATATCAAACGCTTTCAGCGCTAGGAATCGTATCTTGGAAGGCTTTGCCCCGTATTTGATGAAGTGGTATAAAAAGAAGTCGTGCAGCTCATAAGGGCCGACAATGCTCTCTGTCTCCTGAACGATCTCATCGTCTCTGTGCGGCAGGAGTTCGGGGCTGATGGGTGTATCGAGAATATCGTCTATAATCTCTGCAATGGCTTCGTTGGATTTGTAATACTCAATGACATATTTGATGAGTGTTTTGGGGATACCGCTATTGAGTGCATACATGCTCATATGGTCACCGTTGTAGGTACTCCAGCCCAGTGCGATCTCGCTGAGGTCGCCAGTACCAACGACCAGTCCGCCTTCTTTGTTTGCCATGTTCATCAGGATGGAAGTGCGGGCACGAGCCTGTACGTTTTCATAGGTTACGCTCAGCTCTTCAGGATCATGCTCTATGGCTTCGAACTCCTTGCGTGAGATTTCGGTAATGTCCACCTCTTTGAGTGTCACACCGAGCGCTTCGCAGAGTTTCACGGCATTGGATTTGGTACGGCTCGTTGTCCCGAAGCCCGGCATAGTGACCGCAACGATATTTCTGCTCTCCCATCCCATCATCTCGAATGCCCTGTGTGTCGAGAGCAGGGCAAGTGTGGAGTCAAGCCCGCCGCTGATACCGATGAGCGCTTTTTCAATGCGTGCATGGCGCATACGTTTGATCAGCCCGTGTGCCTGAATATGGACGATCTCGTCACAGCGCTCTTTCTTGTCTGCATACGCTGAAGGAACGAATGGGGCAGGGGTGATTTCTTTTTGCAGTTCAGAGATCTGCGGCAGTGCCCCCAATGTGATGACACGTGTCTTTTTACGCCGTCCATCAGAGTAGCTTGACTCATTGATGCGCAGCCAGCGCAGACGCTCCAGGTCTACATCGGCAGTAATGAGTGAATTCTCCAGACTGAAACGTTCATTCTCTGCAATCGTAGCACCATATTCTGCAATGAGAGCATGTCCTCCGTAGACCGTATCGGTGGTTGATTCTCCCACACCTGCCGAAGCGTAGACATAGGCAGCCATACAGCGTGCACTCTGCGTACGTACCAATTCTTCACGGTACTCGTGTTTTCCTATGAGCTCATTACTGGCACTGAGGT
Protein-coding sequences here:
- a CDS encoding NAD(+) synthase, which encodes MYGYYRVAAAVNKTTVANPQKNAEEILSLIQEAQEKEVSVVVFPELTLTGYTASDLFLNQTLLAAQNGSLEYILNNIKSVDTIVILGIALLEADRLYNCAAVIQNGEILGLIPKSYLPNNKEFYEKRQFVSGRDIVRTTTELLGKEVPFGVDLLFTDKKEMTFGVEICEDLWAVTPPSNHMASNGANLLFNLSASNELIGKHEYREELVRTQSARCMAAYVYASAGVGESTTDTVYGGHALIAEYGATIAENERFSLENSLITADVDLERLRWLRINESSYSDGRRKKTRVITLGALPQISELQKEITPAPFVPSAYADKKERCDEIVHIQAHGLIKRMRHARIEKALIGISGGLDSTLALLSTHRAFEMMGWESRNIVAVTMPGFGTTSRTKSNAVKLCEALGVTLKEVDITEISRKEFEAIEHDPEELSVTYENVQARARTSILMNMANKEGGLVVGTGDLSEIALGWSTYNGDHMSMYALNSGIPKTLIKYVIEYYKSNEAIAEIIDDILDTPISPELLPHRDDEIVQETESIVGPYELHDFFLYHFIKYGAKPSKIRFLALKAFDIKYDEETVTKWLKVFLKRFFTQQFKRSCMPDGPKVGTISLSPRADWKMPSDADMQAWIDELE